The DNA window TTGATCCTGATCTTGAGAGAAGGAATGAGAAATGCGAGCAGTATTTCGAAGGGAGATTAGGAAAAGATATCATCCAGCGCCTTATCAAGTATGAGCTAGTTGGTGGGGAGGCCATGGGTCAGACAAACCCATCTGTCCTTCTACCTAACATGCTGACCTTCAAAGGGCCATCTGGTAAGTTCTTGTTGAGTTTGCTTTACCTTTAGTACTTGAAATAGGCTGACAATTGTCAAGGCACTGGTAAAACTACGGCAGCGGAAGCTTTGGGCCGTATCTATTACAATGTCGGGCTTCTGTCGTCATCTGAAGTTGTTCAAAAAACGCCCATGGACTTTATCGCCCAGTATGTTGGTCAGACGGCACCGAAAACAAGAACTCAACTCGAAAAGGCCCTGGGgaaggttcttgtgatcaaTGGAGCAAGTGGTTTGAGTCATGGTCAGTATGGTAGGGAAGCACTGGAAGAAATGCTGCAGTTCATCTCTAGCATCTCGTATCCCAGAACCATCGTCATCATTTTATCGGACTCCTCGAAAGAGATTGACGTTCTTTTCAAAGAGAATCCTTCACTCCAAGTACAGTTCGAGGAAGAGATTGTCTTCTCGAATCTCATGCCAGATGACTGTATTGGTATGCTCAGGCGTGAGCTCGAAGCTCTCTCATTCCAGATACACGAGGAATCACCTCTCAAGGGGCAGGCTAAGCTACGAGACGCGATCTTGAGGCTTCAGCAAGCCACGGGGTTCCAGAATGCGAAAGACGTGAAGGTCCTCGCCAAGAAAATAGCGTCGAAGGCTTTCGAACTCAAACACATAGCTGGGCTTGGCGCTCCGGCTCAGACCATCTCACGAAAGTTGCCGGAAGAAGCGTTCGGTGTCACCTACCAACTTATCGCCAAATGTGTTCACGAGATGACTGAACAACGTCGCGGCCTGTTTCTAACAAACCTACAGACTAAGACAAACGACCAGGTGGCTGATGAGGTACTCAGTTCTTTGACTAGATCAACAAATCGACTTGTGAGGGAGGTACTTGCTACGAAAGACGGAAATCAGGCAACCGAAGATCAAAGCGGTCAACAGACTAGTGTCAAAACAAGGGCCAAAGGTGCATCAACGACTGGCGAAGGCCCACAGGGTTTGGCCCAGCAAGGACAGTCACGACAACGTAGCAACAAGCGTTCAGCTGATGATGACCCGGACGACATTCCATCGGCGAAGGTTACAAAGTCCGAACATCTCCAGCGAGAAAAAGAGTCTCACGATGACAAGTCACAGTCAAAGGTCGAGAAAGGTAAAATGAAGCTGTCGGTCAAGGAAATGGAAGAGTTGCGGGAAAAAGAAGACGAAGCTTTGAAACGAAAGTGTCACAGGTTAAAACTGTGTCCGATGAAATATGCATGGACGAGAAAGGGTGATATGTTCCATTGCGAGGGAGGATCTCACAAGGTCACCGTGGATGAGTTGGAAAAAATGTGAGCATCGTAACTTGAGTGAAATATTGTTTCAAATCTGGAACCAACCGCTATGGAAAAATAACCAGTTGGGGGCAGCCTCAATGTTCGGATATTACTcattttagttttttattcATTCCAAGTTTGTATAATAGTCGATCAGTCCCCCGATCTCCAATTTTCTTCCATGATCTCTTTTTTCTGTTTCCAATCTATGGCATTTGCAATGACTATCAAGACCTATCTAGTATAACATGATTGCGACTCTCATCTAATCCTGATTGTTCCAAGATTGTTCCAAGAGTCCCCCATGAAGGTTCGAACACGCCATGTTGATAATTCTCAATACTTGTTGAAAGATAAATGAGAAAAGGACTACTTTTCATCGGTTGTGTCTTGAACAACCTATCTAggtccttcttcttcgaaCTGCCGCTCCAGGCTTATGACTGTTGACCTTGGACTCATGGTGAATTCCCTCGCATTGTACCTCTTCCACCACCTTGTATTTGATTTCTGTGGCATCAAACTCCAGTGAACCATCTTATCCTCCTCTTCCGGAGTCATTCCGATATTCGCGTATGCTTGGCTTCGTGTCCACCCAGAGTCACCCATTTCCACTTCCAAACGTAGGCCTGACCCTATCATTTCAGAGTTGTCGCCAACACGAGTAGCGGTCAAATAGGTTCCTACCAGCATGATGATCACTGTCACTATCTGGTTGAACAAGTTACTCATGCCGAGCGCAATGGCATGGGTGGCGAAAAAGGCCCAACCGATGGCACGCGCGAGAAAGTAGTAACGCGGATTGAGTGGCCGGGCATCTGTGACGATACAGCCCAGCACTAATCCCAGGGGTCCAACGATTGTTACAGCCTTGCCATTCGGTAGCGTTAGAAAGGTTTTAACGTCTTTGCCGGGATCACGATCAACGTCGGAGATTGTTTTGTCCATTGAGGCTCGTAGTTGTCCGACCATATGTTGCCTGACAAAGACTTGACCACACATGGCAAGAGAGTTGGCGATCCCCCATGGGTCTGCTGTCAGAATGGCAAGACAAAGTGACAGCACCATGGCTGAACCACCAATTGCCATGGCGAATATGCTTCGAGCAACTGGAAGGGGCTTCTCATCTATTTTAAGCCTGATAACAGTTGACGCGTAATTTGGTGGAAAGGAAGAAAGCCATCGTGTAAACCAAGCTGCGACATCGGTAGCCATGATGCCGTCGGTGATGTTGTAAAGGATATAACCATGTTCGGGGTCGGCAATTTCGTTATTAGCCACAGCATATGATCCCAAGATGGGAAGCCATTCCGTAACCCAACTTTTGGTCAGGTTCCCAACACATGTGTTCATTTCTTTCGCGCCAAAGATCGTGACTAGGCCTAAGGCGTCGATCTGAAAGGGCGCCCATTCAGAGATGGTCTCGAGAACAGCATGCATCTTCTGAGGGAGTAATGGCAATTGATGAGTGTTGAAAAGTTCGATAGGAAAGAAGGGTAAGACTTGTGGCGGCATTGGAAGTCAGCTTGGGGTAAATATGTAGGGAATGAGTTATGCCCAGAGATTTACAGCTGAGGATGGGCTTATATATATTGTCGACTCAAGCGTAGACACGTGGATGCCAATAAGCAGGGATCGACAAAACAACAATTCCAATGAGATGACTTCAGAATCAGCGCACAGGGAGCCTGAGTAAAGCCATAAATGTTATCATTCCacttcttttgcttcttgtAAGTCCTGTTTGTGATGTGTAGGCAGATTGCCATGTCCTTGACAGTGGGCTGTGTATATCTGTCCATGCCTTGAGTAAGGCAGGGATGGTTCATGCATGTGTGCCAAAGGACAAAAATACAGACCCAATAATTGCTACAGAATAACCCCTCTATTTCTGTCTAGATATATACCCCCAGCCCACCTGGATGGTAACCATCCAGATTGAGTGACTTTTGCTGACGATCTACTACCCTGCAACCTCCACTACAATACATTCGCTGAGTCGACTACCTGGCTCAGCCACCGGATATTCCGATGAGAAGTCAAGGCGTATTTTGTAATTTTGACCTGTGTCTTTAAAGAACTCTCGTTCTCTTTGTGGCATGAATATGGATTGATCTGGTTTAAATACGTGTCAACTCCCACTAATGAAGCTTGAGAATAAGTTGAGAAGTTAGTGTTAAGCGTCCAACTCTTGACAACTACACTCATTCACCACGGCGACTGATAGAGAGTTGATAATCCTTTGCGAGGGCCCTGTAGTTCATTATTTAATATCATTGAATGTTTGCGCAATAGCAATAAGGCGAAATAGCCAATCCAACTTATCTGTAGACCCTGATCATAGCTTATTTTCTGCTCTAACATTCCTTCTACTAGCGGCACAGTAGGGCGTGAAGAGTGGAGAAGACACCTCTTTCACTCAGCAGGGGCTAGGCTAATGAGAGGGCGGATTCTGAAGTCTACGTTCCTATATGTATGGTGAGATCAATAGGCTGCCTCTTGTGGATGGTACCGGCAATTCTTGATGTGAATGTGGATCGGGTTCAACTAGAGAAACAATCCAAGCCACCATTATTTGTTTTGGCCTCCTATTACTTATGTCATCGACTGGATATCTAACACATCTTCAAATATCACTAGACCCTTCTGTTTCTATTCATCTTCTAGCTCATCGTTTTTACCACCACTGTACGCCAACTTCCCAACCCTTTGCCTCCGACTTTTCCAAATCAGGTTTGGAGGCTAAGGTTCCTGCTTTCCAATAGCTCTGCCGACCTTCTGCTGACCTGTACTCCTGTCCTCGAGCAAATTGTACTGCCACCTTATGTAATCTCCATCGGTTACGAAGGCTCGGGGAACCCCTGCGAAGGCAACTGAGCATGTAAGCACGCCAGTCATACTTGGAAGCCAACGAAATAGCGTTGCCGTTCAAGACTGCATCCGGCCATTCACTGTCGATCCAATCGGCTGGTGTGAAAGGAAGCATCCATCCAAAGTTCCGCATTGCTTGTAAAAACAGATCCTGTCGGCTGCCCATTATCGTGTGGTAGAACGATCGGTTCACCTGGGCCAGTGAAAGCAGGGTTTTGGCTGCGGTAATAGCCGATGGAGCTTCGAATATGACATAGTTGCCATCCCGCTGGTTGCATTTGGTCGTATGGGGTTTCAGCTCCGATTCAATGACGGCGTTAGGCACAACGGCGATTTGGTCAAGGATATAACCGAATAACTCGGGAATATCAAACAACTTGTGTCCAGATCGCGGAGTCGGGTCCATGGTGGTCACAAGCTGGAGCTCCCGGGGTGTAGGCAGATATGTCGGTCTCGTTAGTAGCCATGCCAAGTCGTGGGATGTTTCTGTTTTCGATTCCGAACTCTGTGCAAATGCGTCATAATCAAAGGATTTTTGACATATCTTTGCGATTTCGTAGTAATCGATACCGGTGATCTGTCCATTAAGTTCCTTCAAACCATGGGTGACCCCGAATATGGTATCCCATAGTTGTTCTGGGGTTATGCTGTTATGCCGACATATGAAGGCCAGACATACTGAATGGATCAAGAGATGATCTTCCCATTCATCTGTTTCCCATTCATTTGTTTCCGATCCATCAACCGAAACAAGACCGTCATCGTCGACATGGCTGAGGACGTTATATGTTAGCATACGCGTGACATGTAAACACGAGTAACAATTACCAAGGAGGAGATACAAACGTCTCAGGAAATTGAGGTGTTATACGGACGTATTTCTCCCAAACAGCGCGATCTCGATTCGAAATGGCAATCTCTGCGAAATTTGACTCATCGATGTCGTTCTCTTGAACTTCATCTTCTGAACTTGAATCGTCAGTGTCCTCGCCGGTGCGGATCCCAGTGTCATTAACATTTGCCAAAGGCCCTGAGCTATCTTGAATTAGGAATAAGATCACATTTTAAGTTGACAAGAACTGACCAGAAACAGCAAAATGTCTCTTGATGACTGGGTATAGCTCTGCGGGCCACCATATTAAAGTGTGAATTTGAGTGTTGCGGAGGGGATGATGATGTGTGATTGAGGAAGGAAGCTAGCGGTGAGGATACAAAACAAAAGGAAGTGGGGGCCTGAGACCTCCCCAGTAAAGACGAGTAACCTGGTCAACGCAAGCTACCACAGCGGGGTGTAAGGTGGGAATAACTCCTATTGATGCAATATggtctcttttcctttctctcAAGTTATGCAAGATCCCTAGCATTGCTTAGCAATCTGAATAATTATACTTCTACAATATCTTAGCATGCTATACAAGATTATCCAAGATACCCGTTATAGTTCATCAGAAGTCAGCGTCAAAAACGTTCTCATAACCCTCTTTCAATGCTCCAGGCAGCAGACACACAATGAGAGTAGAGTCTCTTGAACTCTTATTTTCGGTTCTCAGTGGCAGTAAATTGTACATTGCACTGATTTTCTTTGATATATACACTGAGCTGGAAAAGTATGTGATTAAAAGCAGTATTGAATGGGTGATAATGATCAAATTAATCTCTGTAGATGACACGCCAGAAAATAGCTTAGTTTCTGAACACAATGTACTTTAGCCAAGACTCTAAATGAGCCATGACATAAGCAGCCCCAGGCTCGTCAATAGACGTCGGATCCTCAAAAACGCTCCTCATGTCCTCTCCGACGTAGCGAAGTTTGTTTGCCATGCCCTGCATCTCTTCTAAAATATCCGTTGCCTCCTCACCATGGTACTTGATGTTGGCCAGCATATGTAAAAACATCGCTAGCGCTATGTTGTACTCCGTCGTACTATATACTCCCGCGAAGTAGGCTGTGCGAAAGAAGTCCGATATGGTGGTCGATCCTGGAGGGATAAGGTAAGTATTGACCAATGAAGTCAATGAGACAGATGTTCGTGGTTTCGAAAAGGTTATCACTTGGCTAGAAGACCGAGGTTCTTGTGTGATCTCTCGCAACATCGCATTGGCGTATTCTACCCCAAAATTAGATCGCAAGCGCAAATCCTGTTGTATGAAATGACAGAGGAGCCGCTTCCAAACCAAGTTTTGGATAGACACTGGTTTAACAACATTCATCGATTTTGCCAGCTgaacgagaacaacaaaACCCTCAACTGGCTGCGATAAAACTTCCCTGAGATAGAATTTGTTTCCCAGGCATGCAAAAAAGGCCACCTGTTGCGGCGGAACCACATTGTCGACTGCCGATGGAAGACTAGTGACGAGTCTTGGGCTGGCGCTTTTGGATATTCGGATCCCTGGAAGCTGGGAGAGCTGGTCTCTGCACCACTTGAAGCACTTTGAGTGTGCCAAACTGGGGATATTCTCAATTCTTTTGCAGATGGTAGCGAGGAAAACAGAAAAGACAGTAGTGTCGTGGAAGCGATATCTATAGACCTCTGCGAGTTTCTGCCGCCACAGCCTTCGATTCTGTTTGTCCTGGAGCGATACCAGTGGGAGTACCGCAGCGATTTGATGGCCAAGTGGAAAAGGGTTGAGTCGCTTGTCAACCCTCAGGAGGAGGAATGCGCAGCCATCGCAACAAATAAGTGGCAGAATGATGTCGACCTCTGGACAACTTCCCAGCGACAAGGGAAACTTCAGTTCGAGGTTTTGGTTGGGCAATGGTAGGTCTGAAAATTTGTTGTTCTCTGGGCTTGTTCGTAGTAGCAATGTTTGGATCGAATTGGGTTCTCGGCATATCGCACAGGTGGCATATGCCCTTGACCGTGCAGCTACGTCAAGCTTTCGGGTGCCCTTGAAGCCGGAAATAAATATTGCCTTGTCGACATCTTCTTGGCCCAAATTACCTTGTTGAACAGGTACGGAAACCTTCATGTTCCCCCTTGCTGTCTTTACTCCGCTAGCAGGATACCAAAATGTGTCAGCCGGGACGAGACTTGGACCGTTTGGTAAAGGGTCATCTAGTATCCCTATCGCTGACTGGACCTCTTGTAAACCTTTGGTAAGACGCCTGTATGCTGCTCGTTCCATCTTCACCTTGGCTTCGAAGTTGGCCCAATTGTTCCTATTCTCATATAGGACTCGCGCGCGATTATAGTCCAGTAGGCTAGATACGTGCATTTGCTTGCATCTCGACCAACAAGGAGATGTGCCAGATTTTAAACAAGACCAAATGTCTTTGTGGCGAGTATCTTTTGCATTCAGCTCTCGCTCAGCTGCCATCAATAGTACTGTCATGGCGATTTCCCCTCGTGAGTCGACATCATCTCTCTCTATTGTCAAGTTTTTCTTTGTCGTTCTACGAAGGCTTTCAATCCACAGCTTCACCAGGAACCCTTCTCCTCTCGTTTTGGCAACTGTCATTATCGAATCGAGGGCACAGTTGTTTGACACCAGTCGGAGTTTATCCTGGTCGCTCATAGAGTCGTTGTAAATCGACTTCATGTCGAATACCTTGGCGTAAGGCAGGGCCACTTCATCTTTGGAAAGACGGATTGGCTCGGGAACTTGGA is part of the Fusarium poae strain DAOMC 252244 chromosome 4, whole genome shotgun sequence genome and encodes:
- a CDS encoding hypothetical protein (TransMembrane:4 (i136-159o216-234i241-259o265-283i)) produces the protein MPPQVLPFFPIELFNTHQLPLLPQKMHAVLETISEWAPFQIDALGLVTIFGAKEMNTCVGNLTKSWVTEWLPILGSYAVANNEIADPEHGYILYNITDGIMATDVAAWFTRWLSSFPPNYASTVIRLKIDEKPLPVARSIFAMAIGGSAMVLSLCLAILTADPWGIANSLAMCGQVFVRQHMVGQLRASMDKTISDVDRDPGKDVKTFLTLPNGKAVTIVGPLGLVLGCIVTDARPLNPRYYFLARAIGWAFFATHAIALGMSNLFNQIVTVIIMLVGTYLTATRVGDNSEMIGSGLRLEVEMGDSGWTRSQAYANIGMTPEEEDKMVHWSLMPQKSNTRWWKRYNAREFTMSPRSTVISLERQFEEEGPR